In Capsicum annuum cultivar UCD-10X-F1 chromosome 7, UCD10Xv1.1, whole genome shotgun sequence, one genomic interval encodes:
- the LOC107856364 gene encoding kinesin-like protein KIN-14N: protein MAPPRNQNKAPLPSSPSNSKHGTDEIAVDKKRKIANPRMPTAATGGRPTRQAFAVVNAAPDLAPASGPPSTAGSDSPAFDFTKEDVEALLAEKLKTKNKFNTKEKCDLMSEYIRRLKLCIKWFQQLEENNVTQQASLKSLLESAEKKCNEMEVLMKAKEEELNSIIMELRKTIDALQEKCAKEESAKLEAMDSFSREKEARDAAEKLQSSVSEELKRSQQDNSSANQKIQSLNEMYKRLQEYNTSLQQYNSKLQSELASTNETLKRVEKEKAAVFENLSTLRGHYTSLQEQLSSSRAVQDEAVKQKETLANEVGCLRGDLQKMRDDRDQQLYQVQILNAELLKYKECNGKSVAELEVMSMRANELEASCQSQSEQINRLQEKLTFAEKRLEMSDMSALETRTEYEEQKKVIFDLHQRLADAETKVVEGEKLRKKLHNTILELKGNIRVFCRVRPLLSEDGVGAEANVISFPTSMEAQGRSIDLAQNGQKHSFTFDKVFTPEASQEDVFVEISQLVQSALDGYKVCIFAYGQTGSGKTHTMMGNPESSENKGLIPRTLEQVFETRQSLQAQGWKYEMQVSMLEIYNETIRDLLSGFDASRPENGGKQYTIKHDANGHTHVSDLTVVDVQSSNKVSSLLRRAAQTRSVGKTQMNENSSRSHFVFTLRISGVNESTEQQVQGVLNLIDLAGSERLSKSGSTGDRLKETQAINKSLSSLSDVIFALAKKEEHVPFRNSKLTYLLQPCLGGDSKTLMFVNVSPDPSSTGESLCSLRFAARVNACEIGIPRRQTSMRSSDSRLSIG, encoded by the exons ATGGCTCCTCCTAGGAACCAGAACAAAGCGCCTCTTCCTTCTAGTCCTTCCAAT AGTAAACACGGGACAGATGAAATTGCAGTAGATAAGAAGAGGAAGATTGCTAATCCTAGAATGCCGACTGCAGCTACTGGTGGTAGGCCAACTAGGCAAGCATTTGCAGTGGTGAATGCAGCTCCAGATCTGGCTCCAGCCAGTGGACCACCAAGTACTGCTGGTTCAGACAGCCCTGCATTTGATTTTACAAAAGAGGATGTTGAAGCTTTACTCGCGGAGAAATTGAAAACTAAGAATAAGTTTAACACTAAG GAAAAGTGTGATCTCATGTCTGAATATATACGAAGACTTAAGCTTTGCATCAAGTGGTTCCAGCAGCTTGAAGAAAACAATGTCACACAACAGGCATCACTTAAAAGCTTGTTAGAATCAGCAGAAAAGAAATGCAACGAAATGG AGGTGCTAATGAAAGCCAAAGAGGAAGAGTTGAATTCAATCATAATGGAGTTGAGGAAAACAATTGATGCACTGCAAGAAAAGTGTGCAAAAGAGGAGTCAGCCAAATTG GAAGCGATGGATTCTTTTAGTAGAGAGAAAGAGGCTAGAGATGCGGCAGAGAAACTGCAATCCTCAGTTTCTGAAGAGCTCAAGAGATCTCAACAAGACAATTCAAGTGCAAACCAAAAG ATTCAATCACTAAATGAAATGTACAAGCGGTTACAGGAGTACAACACAAGCTTACAACAGTACAACAGTAAGCTCCAGTCTGAACTTGCTTCAACAAATGAGACATTGAAGCGTGTGGAAAAGGAGAAAGCAGCAGTTTTTGAAAATCTCAGCACTCTCAGAGGTCATTACACTTCTTTGCAGGAACAGCTCTCTTCTTCTAGA GCTGTTCAAGATGAGGCTGTCAAACAAAAAGAAACTTTAGCAAATGAAGTTGGATGTTTGCGGGGAGATTTACAGAAGATGAGGGATGATCGTGATCAACAGTTATATCAAGTCCAGATTCTAAATGCTGAATTACTAAAATATAAGGAATGTAATGGGAAATCTGTTGCTGAGTTAGAGGTCATGTCAATGAGGGCAAACGAACTGGAG GCAAGCTGTCAGTCTCAATCTGAACAAATAAACAGATTGCAAGAGAAACTTACTTTTGCAGAGAAGAGATTAGAG ATGTCCGACATGTCAGCACTTGAAACCAGAACAGAATACGAGGAGCAGAAGAAAGTAATTTTTGATTTGCATCAGCGTCTTGCTGATGCAGAAACAAAAGTTGTGGAAGGAGAGAAACTTCGGAAAAAATTGCACAATACCATCCTG GAATTGAAAGGCAACATACGAGTTTTCTGTAGAGTGAGACCTTTATTATCTGAAGATGGTGTTGGTGCGGAAGCAAATGTTATCTCTTTTCCAACCTCAATGGAAGCACAAGGGAGAAGCATTGACTTGGCACAAAATG GACAAAAGCATTCCTTCACATTTGACAAAGTTTTCACGCCCGAGGCTTCACAAGAAGAtgtttttgttgagatttctcaGCTTGTACAGAGTGCTCTTGATGGTTATAAG GTTTGCATATTTGCTTATGGTCAAACTGGTTCCGGCAAGACACATACAATGATGGGCAACCCAGAAAGTTCAGAGAATAAAGGACTAATACCCCGCACTTTAGAACAGGTATTTGAGACACGACAGTCTCTTCAAGCACAAGGGTGGAAATATGAAATGCAG GTGTCAATGCTTGAAATATACAACGAGACTATTCGTGACCTTTTGTCAGGTTTTGATGCATCCAGACCAGAAAATGGCGGAAAGCAATATACAATCAAACATGATGCAAATGGCCATACCCATGTCTCTGACCTGACAGTTGTAGATGTTCAAAGTAGTAACAAGGTTTCTTCACTTTTAAGGAGGGCAGCACAAACCAG GTCGGTCGGCAAGACTCAGATGAATGAAAACTCCTCAAGAAGTCATTTCGTTTTCACTTTGAGAATTTCGGGTGTTAATGAG AGCACAGAGCAACAAGTACAAGGCGTACTCAATTTGATTGATCTTGCTGGCAGTGAGCGTCTATCTAAGAGTGGGTCTACTGGAGATCGGTTGAAAGAAACTCAG GCTATCAACAAGAGTTTATCGTCTTTAAGTGATGTTATATTTGCTCTTGCTAAAAAAGAGGAGCATGTACCATTCAGGAACTCAAAGCTTACCTACCTTCTCCAG CCCTGTCTAGGTGGTGACTCGAAGACGTTGATGTTTGTTAATGTATCACCAGATCCTTCTTCTACTGGTGAGTCCCTGTGTTCACTCCGGTTTGCAGCAAGGGTTAACGCCTGTGAGATTGGGATTCCAAGACGCCAAACAAGCATGCGTTCATCAGATTCTCGCTTAAGCATTggctaa
- the LOC107856355 gene encoding transcription factor ILR3, whose translation MVSPENTTNWLYDYGFEDSSVPDSNFSASASGFNWPLQNLNGSTNVRSEIDGSIGESDYPKESGSKKRARVESCAPTSSKACREKLRRDRLNDKFMELGALLEAGRPPKTDKSAILVDAVRMVTQLRDEAQKLKDSNLNLQEKIKELKVEKTELRDEKQRLKAEKEKLEQQLKTTPAQPSFLPPGIPAAFAAHGQLPGSKLVPIMSYPGVAMWQFMPPAAVDTSQDHVLRPPVA comes from the exons ATGGTTTCACCGGAGAACACCACCAATTGGCTTTATGATTATGGATTCGAAGACAGTTCAGTTCCTGATTCGAATTTCTCAGCTTCTGCATCTGGGTTCAATTGGCCTCTTCAAAACTTGAATGGTTCAACAAATGTTCG TTCTGAAATTGATGGGTCGATTGGTGAATCAGATTACCCGAAGGAAAGTGGTTCTAAGAAACG GGCTAGAGTTGAATCATGTGCTCCAACAAGTTCCAAAGCTTGCAGAGAGAAACTACGGAGAGATAGGCTAAATGACAA GTTCATGGAATTGGGTGCACTCCTTGAGGCCGGCAGACCCCCGAAAACTGACAAATCTGCTATTCTGGTGGATGCTGTTCGCATGGTGACACAGTTACGCGATGAAGCTCAAAAGTTGAAAGACTCAAATTTGAATCTGCAAGAAAAGATCAAGGAGTTAAAG GTTGAGAAAACCGAGCTTCGAGATGAGAAGCAGAGGCTGAAGGCTGAAAAGGAGAAGTTAGAGCAACAACTTAAGACTACTCCTGCACAACCTAGCTTCTTGCCTCCTGGCATACCGGCTGCATTTGCTGCTCATGGTCAACTTCCTGGAAGCAAGCTGGTGCCGATCATGAGTTACCCTGGTGTTGCAATGTGGCAATTCATGCCTCCTGCTGCTGTTGATACCTCACAGGACCACGTGCTCCGTCCTCCAGTTGCTTAA
- the LOC107856374 gene encoding probable galacturonosyltransferase 12, whose translation MIKAMQLHISPSLRHVTVLPAKGVKEFIKVKVGSKRLSYRMVFYCLLFLTFLLRFVFVLTAIDTIDGERKCSTLGCLGKRIGPRILGKRLESTVPEVIYQVLEEPSEQIDTQTRPESPQTLEEFIAEMKNGRPDAKTFAVKLKAMVTQLEERTRTAKIQEYLYRHVASSSIPKQLHCLALKLAHEHSTNSNARLQLPSPALVPALVDNSYFHFVLASDNILAASVVASSLVQNFNRPEKIVLHIITDRKTYAPMHAWFSLHPLTPAIIEVKGLHHFDWFTKGKVPVMEAMEKDQKARSQFRGGSSAIVANKTEKPKIIAAKLQALSPKYNSLMNHIRIHLPELFPSLDKVVFLDDDIVVQTDLSPLWNIDMNGKVNGAVETCRGEDKYVMSKRFKSYLNFSHPLIAKHFDPSECAWAYGMNIFDLEAWRKTNISRTYYYWLQQNLMSDLSLWQLGTLPPGLIAFHGHVHPIGPFWHMLGLGYQDNTTIAEAKTAGVIHFNGRAKPWLDIAFPQLRPLWTKYVNFSDKLIKSCHIRAS comes from the exons ATGATAAAAGCAATGCAGCTTCACATATCACCAAGTCTGAGACATGTAACTGTTCTGCCTGCTAAAGGTGTCAAAGAGTTCATTAAAGTTAAAGTTGGCTCCAAAAGATTGTCGTATCGTATGGTCTTTTACTGCCTCCTGTTCCTTACATTCCTGCTCCGGTTTGTTTTCGTGTTAACTGCTATAGATACCATCGATGGAGAGCGAAAATGTTCCACCTTAG GTTGCTTAGGGAAAAGAATTGGACCAAGGATTTTGGGGAAACGCCTTGAATCAACT GTCCCCGAGGTGATATACCAAGTATTGGAGGAGCCTTCAGAACAAATTGATACTCAGACAAGGCCTGAATCTCCTCAAACGTTGGAAGAGTTTATTGCAGAAATGAAGAATGGAAGACCAGACGCGAAAACCTTTGCTGTCAAGCTTAAAGCGATG GTCACTCAGCTAGAAGAAAGGACAAGAACTGCAAAAATCCAAGAATATCTGTATCGGCATGTGGCATCTAGTAGCATCCCGAAACAGCTGCACTGCCTTGCTCTCAAGCTAGCACATGAGCATTCCACAAATTCCAATGCCCGTCTTCAGTTACCATCGCCTGCGCTTGTCCCCGCCCTTGTTGATAACTCCTACTTCCATTTCGTCCTTGCCTCTGACAATATTCTTGCTGCTTCTGTCGTTGCATCATCACTCGTGCAGAATTTCAACCGCCCTGAAAAGATAGTCCTTCACATTATCACGGATAGGAAAACGTATGCACCTATGCATGCTTGGTTTTCGTTGCATCCTTTGACACCAGCTATCATTGAGGTTAAAGGGTTGCATCATTTCGATTGGTTCACAAAGGGGAAGGTCCCGGTTatggaagctatggagaaagacCAAAAAGCCAGGTCACAGTTTAGAGGAGGGTCATCAGCAATTGTAGCAAACAAAACCGAGAAGCCTAAAATCATTGCAGCAAAATTGCAAGCCCTCAGTCCCAAGTATAACTCACTGATGAATCACATACGGATACATTTGCCTGAG CTGTTTCCCAGCCTGGATAAGGTAGTGTTCCTGGACGATGACATTGTGGTTCAAACGGATCTTTCACCTCTATGGAACATCGACATGAATGGAAAAGTGAATGGAGCCGTAGAAACATGCAGAGGGGAGGACAAATACGTCATGTCAAAGCGCTTCAAAAgctatttaaatttttctcatcCATTGATAGCAAAACACTTTGATCCAAGTGAATGCGCGTGGGCCTATGGCATGAACATTTTCGATCTTGAAGCGTGGAGGAAAACAAATATAAGTCGAACATATTACTACTGGCTCCAACAG AACTTGATGTCAGACCTAAGTTTGTGGCAGCTAGGGACATTACCTCCTGGTCTAATTGCATTCCATGGACACGTCCACCCCATCGGTCCATTTTGGCACATGCTCGGACTAGGATACCAAGACAATACAACCATAGCAGAAGCTAAAACTGCTGGTGTAATTCACTTCAATGGTCGAGCAAAACCTTGGCTCGATATAGCATTCCCACAACTTCGACCTTTGTGGACCAAATACGTTAACTTCTCTGATAAACTTATCAAAAGCTGTCATATTAGAGCGTCCTGA
- the LOC107856339 gene encoding autophagy-related protein 18f produces MRNDEQKSAVEGGNVGLGRRQNGVFPVSFRALSKIVSSGASTVASTVRSAASAIVEKDNDSGHDQVLWAGFDKLESERGTTRQVLLLGCRYGFQVWDVEDGGSVCNLVSRHDGPVSFTQVLPKLIASKNRDDKFSVNRPMLILCADVSFSGGRTSGESVGTPCDGTVLHYHNQARPPFVPTVVWFYSMRSHSYVHQLRFRTVVHSVRCSPRVIAILQAAQIHCFDAATLEREYTIVTNPVVTGFPGSGNIGVGPLAVGPRWIAYSGSPVSVSNSGRVNPQHLTPASFPNPAPNGSLVAHYAKESSRQLAAGIVTLGDMGYKKLSRYYSELRLDGNSSQPVNARVKISGAANGHFQDVDSVGMVIVRDIVSKTLIAQFRAHKSPISALCFDPSTTLLVTASVQGHNINVFRIAPVLSESTCVTDPGSSYVHLYTLQRGVTNAVIQDISFSSDSRWIMISSSRGTSHLFAVSPSGGPVDFRTSNACLSACANGSGLMAKPAVQRTVNSGLQALNQQNIGRSPVTLSAVGRIRSGSNGWKSTLSGAAAAATGNVSSLSGSIASAFQYNKNYNNQYTDAAFPKSDYHLLVFSSPGCVIQYALRMCSCLDSLTTTNPAMATPYQSGVEVDARLIVDAIQKWNICQKHNRKERGGNIDIYGEFGDSDSGRVFPEGMKVENGLDSKTRNTTTTEEKRSSNERHHMYISEVELEMHKPQNPLWAKVEMYFQSFVANEINTGDVYAFGGEAEIEEFPTHLVEARKKDLVPVFDYIQSSKSQQGRVSVNGDNSQQSLVSDNCNIMANGVDGSHHSMNGPRSEVHCGLEVNGLVDGLAMTSQTANGFVNSSESPKADAELDFVNNVKFVNNNLDGTEMENHLEDEVDGVD; encoded by the exons GTTCTCTGGGCTGGGTTTGACAAGTTGGAATCTGAGAGAGGTACAACTCGGCAAGTTTTGCTCCTGGGGTGTCGGTATGGCTTCCAGGTTTGGGATGTTGAAGATGGTGGTAGTGTGTGCAACTTGGTTTCCAGGCATGACGGTCCTGTTTCTTTCACACAAGTGTTACCAAAGCTAATAGCATCAAAGAATCGTGATGACAAATTTTCTGTTAATCGCCCAATGTTGATACTTTGTGCCGATGTATCTTTTTCTGGTGGTAGGACCAGTGGGGAGAGCGTAGGAACTCCTTGTGATGGGACCGTCCTACATTATCATAACCAAGCAAGACCCCCCTTTGTGCCCACTGTTGTCTGGTTTTATTCCATGAGATCTCACTCTTACGTGCATCAATTGAGGTTCAGAACAGTTGTTCACTCGGTGAGGTGCAGCCCCCGAGTGATTGCAATCTTACAAGCAGCTCAG ATACACTGTTTTGATGCTGCAACTCTGGAGAGGGAATATACTATTGTCACCAATCCTGTTGTCACGGGATTTCCTGGGTCTGGGAACATTGGTGTGGGGCCTCTTGCAGTAGGTCCCAGGTGGATAGCCTATAGTGGAAGTCCTGTTTCCGTCTCGAATTCTGGTCGAGTCAATCCACAGCACCTTACTCCTGCTAGTTTCCCAAATCCAGCTCCAAATGGGAGCCTTGTTGCTCATTATGCAAAGGAATCAAGCAGGCAACTTGCTGCTGGTATTGTGACTCTAGGGGACATGGGGTACAAGAAGCTGTCGAGGTACTATTCTGAGCTCCGGCTAGATGGTAATTCTTCTCAGCCTGTGAATGCTCGTGTAAAGATATCAGGAGCTGCTAATGGTCATTTTCAAGATGTAGACAGTGTTGGAATG GTCATAGTTAGGGACATCGTCAGCAAAACTCTTATCGCTCAGTTTAGGGCACATAAAAGTCCTATTTCAGCTTTATGCTTTGATCCTAGCACTACTCTTCTGGTGACTGCTTCAGTTCAAGGTCATAATATCAATGTATTTCGGATAGCCCCTGTACTATCTGAAAGTACCTGTGTTACTGATCCCGGGTCTTCGTACGTCCATCTGTATACGCTGCAGCGCGGTGTGACTAACGCA GTCATACAAGACATAAGTTTTAGTAGTGATAGCCGGTGGATTATGATAAGTTCTTCCAGAGGAACTAGCCATCTTTTTGCGGTATCTCCTTCAGGGGGACCAGTTGATTTTCGCACATCAAATGCATGTCTTAGTGCTTGTGCTAATGGCTCCGGGCTGATGGCTAAGCCTGCAGTTCAGAGGACCGTAAATTCGGGACTTCAAGCGCTTAATCAGCAAAACATTGGTAGATCACCGGTGACACTTTCTGCTGTTGGCCGAATAAGGAGTGGAAGTAATGGTTGGAAAAGTACTCTAAGTGGTGCTGCCGCTGCTGCAACTGGAAACGTGAGCTCTCTATCTGGGTCCATCGCTTCAGCTTTTCAGTACAACAAAAACTATAACAACCAATATACAGATGCAGCCTTTCCAAAATCAGATTATCACCTGCTGGTTTTTTCTTCTCCTGGCTGTGTGATACAGTATGCTTTACGTATGTGTTCTTGCCTAGATTCTCTTACAACCACCAATCCTGCAATGGCTACACCATATCAGTCAGGTGTTGAAGTTGATGCAAGATTAATCGTAGATGCAATCCAGAAGTGGAATATTTGCCAGAAACATAATCGCAAAGAGCGAGGTGGTAATATTGATATATACGGTGAATTTGGAGACTCTGATAGCGGTAGAGTATTTCCTGAAGGAATGAAGGTAGAAAATGGTCTCGATTCCAAGACTAGGAATACTACAACCacagaagaaaagagaagttccaatGAAAGACATCATATGTATATATCTGAAGTGGAGCTTGAAATGCATAAACCTCAGAATCCATTGTGGGCAAAAGTGGAG ATGTATTTTCAATCATTTGTTGCAAACGAGATTAATACAGGTGATGTTTATGCTTTTGGAGGAGAGGCTGAGATAGAAGAATTTCCAACTCATTTAGTTGAGGCGAGAAAAAAAGATTTAGTTCCAGTTTTTGATTATATTCAATCTTCCAAGTCCCAACAAGGGAG GGTATCTGTTAACGGTGACAATAGCCAACAGTCACTGGTCTCCGATAACTGCAATATTATGGCTAATGGTGTTGATGGATCGCACCATTCCATGAACGGTCCCAGGAGCGAAGTTCACTGCGGCCTAGAAGTAAATGGGTTGGTGGATGGTCTTGCAATGACAAGTCAAACTGCTAATGGCTTTGTAAATAGTAGCGAGAGCCCTAAAGCGGATGCTGAGCTAGATTTTGTAAATAATGTGAAGTTTGTAAATAATAACCTAGATGGCACAGAAATGGAGAATCATCTCGAAGATGAAGTTGACGGCGTTGATTGA